The following are encoded together in the Mycolicibacterium arabiense genome:
- a CDS encoding ATP-binding cassette domain-containing protein, protein MATKSRSTAAQPTADAHDLIRVLGARENNLKNVNVELPKRRLTVFTGVSGSGKSSLVFGTIAAESQRLINETYSTFVQGFMPTQARPDVDVLEGLTTAIIVDQERMGADPRSTVGTATDAGAMLRILFSRLGDPHIGSPQAFSFNVASISGAGAVTIERGGSTVKERREFSITGGMCSRCEGRGSINDIDLTALYDDTKSLNDGALTIPGFSMEGWYGRIFNGCGFFDPNKPIEQFTKKELDALLYKDATKLKIDGVNLTYLGLIPQIKKSYLSKDVEAMQPHVRAFVERAVTFTTCPDCGGTRLSELARSSKIKGVNIAEVSAMQITELADWAKDIEDPSIGPLVDALRRTLDSFVEIGLGYLSLDRPSGTLSGGESQRVKMIRHLGSALTDVTYVFDEPTIGLHPHDVDRMNDLLLRLRDKGNTVLVVEHEPEAIAIADHVVDLGPGAGSDGGEVVFEGTVAELRKSGTLTGRHLDDRAALKDEVRTADEVLQVRGANAHNLQDVDVDIPLGVLVVVTGVAGSGKSSLIHGSVAGVDGVVAVDQTPIRGSRRSNPATYTGLLEPIRKAFAKANDVKPALFSANSDGACPNCKGAGVIYTDLAIMAGVAAPCDVCEGKRFDASVLEYRFGGRDISEVLAMPVDEALEFFGDGEAKTPKAHEILDRLADVGLGYLTLGQPLTTLSGGERQRLKLATHMVAKGRDKPEVYVLDEPTSGLHLADVDRLLALLDRLVDSGKSVIVIEHNQAVMAHADWIIDLGPGAGHDGGRVVFEGTPADLVAKRDTLTGQHLADYVGA, encoded by the coding sequence ATGGCGACGAAGAGCCGCAGCACCGCCGCCCAACCGACCGCCGACGCCCACGACCTGATCCGCGTCCTCGGCGCGCGGGAGAACAACCTGAAGAACGTGAACGTCGAGCTGCCCAAGCGCAGGCTCACGGTGTTCACCGGCGTATCGGGGTCGGGCAAGAGTTCGCTCGTGTTCGGAACCATCGCCGCGGAGTCGCAACGGCTGATCAACGAGACCTACAGCACCTTCGTGCAGGGCTTCATGCCGACGCAGGCGCGGCCCGACGTCGACGTCCTGGAGGGGCTGACGACCGCGATCATCGTCGACCAGGAGCGGATGGGTGCCGATCCCCGCTCGACCGTCGGCACCGCGACCGACGCCGGCGCGATGCTGCGAATCCTGTTCAGCCGGCTCGGTGATCCGCACATCGGCTCACCGCAGGCATTCTCGTTCAACGTGGCCTCCATCAGCGGCGCCGGTGCGGTAACCATCGAACGCGGCGGCAGCACCGTCAAGGAGCGACGCGAGTTCAGCATCACCGGCGGCATGTGCTCCCGCTGCGAGGGACGCGGCTCGATCAACGACATCGACCTGACCGCGCTGTACGACGACACCAAGTCGCTCAACGACGGTGCGCTGACGATTCCCGGCTTCAGCATGGAGGGCTGGTACGGCCGAATCTTCAACGGCTGCGGCTTCTTCGACCCCAACAAGCCGATCGAGCAGTTCACCAAGAAGGAACTCGACGCCCTCCTGTACAAGGACGCCACCAAGCTCAAGATCGACGGCGTCAACCTCACGTACCTCGGCCTCATCCCGCAGATCAAGAAGTCCTACCTGTCCAAGGACGTCGAGGCAATGCAACCGCACGTCCGCGCGTTCGTCGAGCGGGCCGTCACGTTCACGACCTGTCCGGACTGCGGCGGCACGCGACTCTCGGAGCTCGCGAGGTCGTCGAAGATCAAGGGCGTGAACATCGCCGAGGTCTCGGCCATGCAGATCACCGAACTCGCGGACTGGGCGAAGGACATCGAGGACCCCTCGATCGGGCCGCTGGTGGACGCGCTCCGCCGCACGCTCGACTCGTTCGTCGAGATCGGCCTCGGCTACCTATCGCTGGACCGACCGTCCGGCACGCTCTCCGGCGGAGAGTCGCAGCGGGTCAAGATGATCCGGCACCTCGGTTCGGCGCTCACCGACGTCACCTACGTCTTCGACGAGCCGACCATCGGCCTGCACCCGCACGACGTCGACCGGATGAACGACCTGCTACTCCGCTTGCGCGACAAGGGAAACACCGTGCTGGTCGTCGAGCACGAACCGGAGGCCATCGCCATCGCCGACCACGTCGTCGACCTGGGCCCCGGCGCAGGCAGCGACGGCGGTGAGGTGGTGTTCGAGGGAACCGTCGCCGAACTACGCAAGAGCGGCACCCTCACCGGGCGCCACCTCGACGACCGGGCCGCCCTCAAGGACGAGGTGCGTACCGCCGACGAGGTGCTGCAGGTGCGCGGAGCCAACGCCCACAACTTGCAGGACGTCGACGTCGACATCCCACTCGGAGTCCTGGTCGTCGTCACCGGAGTTGCGGGCTCGGGCAAGAGTTCCCTCATTCACGGCTCCGTGGCAGGCGTCGATGGCGTCGTCGCCGTCGACCAGACCCCGATCCGCGGTTCCCGGCGGAGCAACCCGGCCACCTACACGGGGCTACTCGAGCCGATTCGCAAGGCGTTCGCCAAGGCCAACGACGTCAAACCGGCTCTCTTCAGCGCCAACTCCGACGGCGCCTGCCCGAACTGCAAGGGCGCGGGCGTCATCTACACCGATCTGGCGATCATGGCCGGCGTAGCTGCCCCGTGCGACGTCTGCGAGGGGAAGCGCTTCGACGCATCGGTACTGGAGTACCGCTTCGGGGGCCGCGACATCAGCGAGGTGTTGGCGATGCCGGTCGACGAGGCGCTCGAGTTCTTCGGCGACGGCGAAGCCAAGACGCCGAAGGCACACGAGATCCTCGACCGTCTCGCCGACGTCGGACTCGGGTACCTGACGCTCGGTCAGCCGCTGACCACGCTGTCCGGCGGTGAACGGCAACGGCTCAAGCTGGCGACCCACATGGTCGCCAAGGGCCGCGACAAGCCGGAGGTCTACGTCCTCGACGAGCCGACGTCGGGCCTGCACCTCGCCGACGTCGACCGGCTGCTCGCCCTGCTCGACCGCCTCGTCGACTCCGGGAAGTCGGTCATCGTCATCGAGCACAACCAAGCCGTGATGGCGCACGCCGACTGGATCATCGACCTCGGGCCTGGCGCTGGCCACGACGGCGGACGCGTCGTGTTCGAGGGCACCCCTGCCGATCTCGTGGCCAAGCGGGACACGCTGACCGGCCAGCACCTTGCGGACTACGTAGGGGCCTGA
- a CDS encoding VOC family protein, giving the protein MDITIHNTFLPHDDPEESLAFYRDVLGFEVRLDVGGGKMRWITVGPVNQPGTSIVLHPPAADPGTTDDERRLIAEMMAKGTYAIIVLATKDLDATFERLQASNAEIVQEPTQQPYGVRDCAVRDPAGTMIRIQELH; this is encoded by the coding sequence ATGGACATCACCATTCACAACACGTTTCTCCCCCACGACGACCCGGAGGAGTCGCTCGCCTTCTACCGAGACGTGCTCGGCTTCGAGGTCCGCCTCGACGTCGGCGGGGGCAAGATGCGCTGGATCACCGTCGGCCCCGTCAACCAACCCGGCACGTCCATCGTGCTGCACCCTCCCGCCGCCGACCCCGGCACCACGGACGACGAACGCCGCCTCATCGCGGAGATGATGGCCAAGGGCACCTACGCGATCATCGTGCTGGCGACCAAGGACCTCGACGCCACCTTCGAGCGACTGCAGGCGAGCAACGCCGAGATCGTGCAGGAGCCGACCCAACAGCCCTACGGGGTGCGAGACTGCGCCGTGCGGGATCCCGCGGGCACCATGATCCGCATCCAGGAACTGCACTGA
- a CDS encoding helix-turn-helix transcriptional regulator — MASRAAEEQRLHDLKLLRRVRDRIDREYARPLDVEALARGAGMSAGHLSRQFKAAFGEAPYSYLMTRRIERAMALLRRGDLTVTEVCFAVGCSSLGTFSTRFAELVGIPPSEYRRQHQRATEGMPSCVEKQATRPVRNRDAPVAQLHRA, encoded by the coding sequence GTGGCGAGCCGAGCGGCAGAAGAGCAGCGACTGCACGACCTCAAGCTGCTGCGACGCGTCCGCGATCGGATCGACCGCGAGTACGCACGGCCGCTCGACGTCGAGGCCCTGGCGCGCGGGGCGGGCATGTCGGCAGGACACCTGTCGCGACAGTTCAAGGCCGCATTCGGCGAAGCGCCCTACTCCTACCTGATGACGCGCCGCATCGAGCGAGCGATGGCCCTGCTGCGCCGCGGCGACCTGACCGTCACCGAAGTCTGCTTTGCGGTGGGGTGCTCGTCCCTGGGCACCTTCAGCACCCGCTTCGCCGAACTCGTCGGCATCCCTCCGAGCGAGTACCGGCGCCAGCACCAACGGGCCACCGAGGGCATGCCGTCCTGCGTCGAGAAGCAGGCGACCAGGCCGGTCCGCAACCGGGACGCACCCGTCGCCCAGCTCCACCGGGCTTGA